The genome window CATTATTTGTGGGTGAACACTTTACTTGTTCGAGGACACACCGACCTTCCCTTCTGAGAAAAGTCTCTGCCCGTCCTTACGGATATATATGTTACCATATTAGAACGTTTTGCGTAACATCCGGGAAGACAGATTAGGGTAGGTATACATGTAACACTATAGGTgggttcgacttcatgcagcaccggcagCGCCGAGAGCCGGACCGGCCGCAACTGTCTGACTTGACAGTGAATGCCATACCTATTTGCATCAACCTTTCTAACAAGGCTGGAAGCctatctcaaacacacattgtTTTAGTTCATCCAAGATTGGAaagatatatttatattttttacaacCACAGAAGACTTTCTTTCCACTCAGGCAAATGTCATGGCAGTCTATTTATTGGGGTCCTCACGCTGTAAACAGTCAAGCCGAAAATCATTCGAGCTAAGCTAGTTTACACAACCACACCGATACAGGATGGTTACGTGAGGGGGAAATATGAAAGTACATCGCCGAAGCATATTTATCTTGGTCATTTTTGTGTATGTGGCATTCTCCCTATATTCTGCATACAATGTGTTTTTTAGCACTAGGGTCATTTCCCGTGTTCACAGAGTGGTGAAGAAAGCAGGTGGAACTACAGGTACCATAAAAGGTAGATTGCTTGCTAGCTTAGTAGCTACCATAACCAACTGCGTCTGTTATTTTATTGTCACATTATCTAACTGTTATTAAGAGGACAATGGTGTGTGACTGTTAGTAGTCGATCTACTAAAAGAAAAATATCATGAAATGTAGATAGATTTCTTTATTTTAACTCTTTATTGTCACAGTTGGCGTCAAAGCTAGAGTGGTTGCAGCATCGTTTGCAGGGGATGAAGAGTGGAACCCGTGGCATGAGGAGCAGGCGGATTATCTATCTGCACTGAACAAGCGAAGAGAGGCCTTCAGACAATACCAAGAGCGCGTTGACAAAAACCGGCCCAAAAGATATAAAGTACAAATCTGGGGGAAAGCTGCTATAGGTATAGCTAAGCCATTCCATCTTACCACACATAGAAGGGTAGCTAACCATGTCCTGTGGCAGACACGCAGTTTGAATGTTATCTGTTACATGAGAATTTCATGAGATAAATGTGTGTAACAAAATTGACATTGTCCTAAGCAGATATAAATCAATGACACAGCAACATATTTGTTACTTTTCCATGTTTAATTGTCTTCTTACCTACCTGCAGGACTTTACCTTTGGGAACATATATTGGAAGGTCCCCTCAAGCCCATTGACAGAACTGCACAGTGGAGAGAAGGGGACGTACAGGCAGGGAAGATCGATTTCAGGTAAGCCAAACCAATACATTTTTTAAAAGCACAGCTCTACGTtaatctacagtacacacacacacacaccctctaaatgtttcacttttctctttctctccctgtagttTCTACACGGGCCCAGCTGTAGTCCAAGGGCATGTTCCTTTGGACACAgacagtgttgttgttgtgctgaACGGCCGTGAGCAGCAGAAGATATCCTACGCCACCAGATGGCTCCAACATGTGCAGACCCTGGTCCAGGCTAACACGGAGGCCCACGTGGGGGTGGTTCTGCTGGGCAGCGAGCACTGCACCAACGACTGGATCAGCCCCTACTTGAAGAGGCACGGTGGCTTTGTGGATCTGCTGTTCCTGGTCTACGACAGCCCCTGGGTCAACAACAAGGATGTCTTTCAGTGGCCACTAGGAGTAGCCACGTAGGTCGACCCGTTGTCTCTCTAGGTTAACGTTTAAGTGTCTTTCTTTATCGATATTTCTTGTCTAGCTGGATCTATCACATATCGATTCAGACAAAAACACTGAAGACACAAAAATAATGTTTACCAGTTCTTTTAAAAAACGAATGCAATCTGCTTGTCTGGGTGTAGGTACAGACAGTTCCCTGTCGTCACCCCGAACACACACATGGTAAGCTCCAACAGGCCATACCTCTGTAACTTCCTGGGAACCATCTACAAGAACTCCTCCAGGGAGACGCTGGTGGGCGTCCTGAAACAGGCCGGCCTGGAGAAGGACTGCATCATGACCGCTAGAGAGAAGTATGTCACTGGCTTAGCCTGTCTCTGGAGCATTGTACCATTCCTTTCAAGGTTCAATGGTTATCTTTATTGTCCCACAAGGTGGAATGTGTTTTGCAGCCAGGGTTTACATAAGAACAGAATACAAAGGACAACTTCAacaatgacacaaacacaataaaatcAGAGCTTGTACTGTAAAACTGAGATTCATTCAAATACATATATTCCAAGTTCCTGTAAATCACCATTATAACTACTAAACAAAGTACTTAATTCCAGAGGTATGGTTATCACCTGGCCTTCTGTCAAAACATTAAAGTTATCCCTGTGTGCATCTAGTTTAACCCTGTGGCTTGACATGGAACACAGACCAACTAGGCCTTCTTCCTAGTAAAGTTAATTTGGTCTTGCCCCTTATCGCAAACATTCCTAATCAGACTGGGGTCTTCGTCTCTTCGTcaatctgcctctccctctcccccccgccccccccccccccccccccccccacgtgtttTAGGTGGTTGCCCCAGGAGACCGCTGACAGCTTGAGGCGCTACCAAACGGCCCTGGCTCAGAGTGAGCTCACCCTATGTCCCGTGGGCATCAACACAGAGTGCTACCGCATCTACGAGGCCTGCTCCTACGGCTCCGTCCCGGTGGTGGAGGACGTCCTGACCCCCGGTGGCTGCTCTGCCGGGCCCAGTTCCCCGCTACGCCTCCTGAAGGAGGCCGAAGCCCCCTTCATCTACATCCAGGACTGGAGAGAGCTGCCGGgcatcctggaggaggagaggaggaggagcccgcaggagaggacggagaggaggaggaggctgctggAGTGGTACAGTAACTTCCGGCTGCAGATGAAGGACAGGTTCACTGAGGTCTTAGAGGAGGCCTTCTTTAAAAACGTCTGAGTGGACGCAGCTGCCAGAGAAACGTAAACATGAGGTGCTTCCGTCTTTTTGTTTGTGCAAAAAATCAACTACGTCGTCCACAGCacttctcccacacacacacacgtctaaccTCTAAACACTAATTAGGCTTACAAGGTGAACCGTGTAAAGTACCGGGTGAGAAGTATTTTGTTTCATCCCAAATGTTGCATAGGCCTATACTTGTTTTTCTAGTCAGTGGTCTATCTTCAGATAAACTGCAGtcagtaaaaatacaaaactgtcatTATTGCTTGTGTCACTCTCTCTGAAACGATGTACCTGTTTATCTATTAAAGCGTTTTTACAATATGTTGCAGTTGTCATTCTGTATGTTGATGTGAAGAGGCAAATGCAAACTACATTGCTTGTACGAAATAACACTACACTGGCATACAGAATACACATTATATAAGTCAGACCACTAGATGGAGACAAGAGACTGCAACCACCATGGCCTTGTGGCTAAATGCTGTTTCAAAggtaatgtatttttttctttttaagaaaCGCCTGAAGTCAGTGTTTGAAAGCCATTTGAAATGAAAAAGAGAAAGCATTATCCATGAGAAGAGACTTGGCACCAATCTGATGCACGTTTCTGAATGGATCAAAAAGTTCAATAACCATTTATTTAAGCTTCCTCAGTGGTTCTTCTGCTCCTCAGTCGAAGTAATTCGTTTTCTAAATCGTGAAAATAAACTTAGAGACAATAGGGACACATCCTGCAATTTCTCTATATTAAAAACCACCATAGACAACATGCTAGACAAAAACAATCCAACCCCAAAAATCCCGAAATACTATCCTGGGAATAATGAAAAACTGGTTTGAAAATTGTCAATGCCTGTCCTGTTTCCGCTATGTACAGTATGAGCCTTTCttgatccctccctcttcacttCCAGGCAGGGAGTGAGACTCCGGCAGCTGCGTGCTCTGCAGTTGGCCTAAGCTGGCTGGGAAGCAACGAGGTAGGAGTGTGGAAACTAGAGAGCGAGGGAAGTCGCTGAAAGGAGACCAGTCAGCAACCATAGGATACTCTTGTTATGCCAAGTCTATCGACTACTCCCTCAACGAGAATGGCGCGATCTGTGCAAGACCTGCTTTAAAAATTACATAGGTCTACGCAGTGTGAGTTTTGATTTGGCTATCGAAAGGCTATGCTGTTGCGCCCGCTCGACATCTCCGCTCTTCTTGCCGCGGCGCAGCCAACGTCTATCATTTTCCATTGACATCAAGATTCCACACCGACCTCAAACGCGTGGACGTAGGACAATGGACTAAACTTGTACTATTCGAGTCATTttgtagagaaagggagacaattGTCTCAAATTTGAAAGTTATCTCGTGTTGGCTAGTTTCCGATATTCTGCCTGGGCTTTATTTGGTTTTGTGGAACACGACCCGTGTGATGCAGTGGATGTTCAAGGCGTGAACCAATTGTTGACTAAAGTTTACAGACACCGACCCACACTGAATCAGTCTGAAAATGTCGAATACACCGAAGTTCAAAAAGGATAAAGAAATCATAGCCGAGTATGAAAGTCAAGTTAAAGGTGAGTTATGAATATGATTTTATGTAACATTGCATCTTATGCGTGGTCTTGACATTATCAATCATTTCAGCATTATTGCTATAGGTATTTCTTACAATGAA of Osmerus mordax isolate fOsmMor3 chromosome 4, fOsmMor3.pri, whole genome shotgun sequence contains these proteins:
- the rxylt1 gene encoding ribitol-5-phosphate xylosyltransferase 1; the protein is MKVHRRSIFILVIFVYVAFSLYSAYNVFFSTRVISRVHRVVKKAGGTTGTIKVGVKARVVAASFAGDEEWNPWHEEQADYLSALNKRREAFRQYQERVDKNRPKRYKVQIWGKAAIGLYLWEHILEGPLKPIDRTAQWREGDVQAGKIDFSFYTGPAVVQGHVPLDTDSVVVVLNGREQQKISYATRWLQHVQTLVQANTEAHVGVVLLGSEHCTNDWISPYLKRHGGFVDLLFLVYDSPWVNNKDVFQWPLGVATYRQFPVVTPNTHMVSSNRPYLCNFLGTIYKNSSRETLVGVLKQAGLEKDCIMTAREKWLPQETADSLRRYQTALAQSELTLCPVGINTECYRIYEACSYGSVPVVEDVLTPGGCSAGPSSPLRLLKEAEAPFIYIQDWRELPGILEEERRRSPQERTERRRRLLEWYSNFRLQMKDRFTEVLEEAFFKNV